From the Entelurus aequoreus isolate RoL-2023_Sb linkage group LG13, RoL_Eaeq_v1.1, whole genome shotgun sequence genome, the window ACATATAGTTTGTGAactttacaacaaaatgtgtttatccgGAGTACAGTTTCATTTGGACCCCCCTCGCATTTTGTTTCCCAAGTATTTATGTGCTCCCTTTTTTTGCTGCTAAACTGTTTGAACCTTACTTTGCCTGAGTTTCTACTTAGAGGTCCAACCTTTCATTCATACCAATTACTTTGTGAAGCGtgcaatacaaatattttttatttgactAAAATGTTTGTCCTATGCTTCATTCTGATTAAAATCATGATAACTTAAATGGGAACATCACAAAATGATTTAATGATcttaacgggacaagcggtagtaaatggatggatggaagtacacactaaaaaatgttgggttaaaaaataacccaattttaacccaactgctggttcagaaaaggacaaaccccttatttgagttatttgaactcaacattttggttacattttttcaacccaacttttgcgttgaattatttaaccaaaaaaattagttacgataacttaatgttgggttatttccaACCAAACTATTAggttaaattatttaacccaaaagttgagttatgctaactcaatgttggttgattcataacccaactgttgggttgaatgtatttaacacaaaagttgagttatgctgactacaatgttgggttattccaaacccaactattgggttgcgcaatttagcgccccttgacccaatagttggttaaaaattatacattttacagcTGGGTTGtcttactccttcccaactactgatcaaaataatttttatgccattaaaatatactcaaaagcaagatatgagtgaatttttttttacaagaattgtcgtgtatggtcatagttgtCACGTTTTACTACGTGGATCGTTCTCCTAGGATGCCGACGGGACTCCAggggcaaggtgcaggtaaggaaattatttattgtccataaatcatgcgcgatacaaacaaaagagcaccagcatgctgatagcacgggaagctaacggaatagcgaacaagaaaagcttagcatgtaaacaggcaCACAAAAAgacgaagcttagctcaggaatcaaattagtagccgtcgtaactgttgcgtggaagcaaataagaaaacCAGACttagtgtggcgaaaagcagggaataagtagctctctgattagtgcccaggagcaggtgaaagtcccaaacactaatcagaggcaggtgaaaacaatctgcagtcatggcaactaaaacacaaacccaggaactgagggagtaaaaaactaaacaaacatgacggatcatgacattagtagttctatacagcatgctcaaatattttcatgtacataagatgtgggaTTGtctataatgttaatgagattaatccttaataaaattcaagaaaaaaattacctttttaataaaaaatgccttttacccaaaaatgcgttactcattgaaaaacaacccaaaaatggttcatagttttgaaaacccagaaatatagttaaaataatacccttacaacccaaaaaatggattgctcttcataaaaataactcaaacatttaacccaacactcgcaactcataaaaaatgacccagcattttttaCTGTGTGAAAAGTAAATCGGTATTGGCCACGCATTCACTTGAATTTTGTAATATAACTCTCCTGTCCTCTCTACAACCGTGTCCTTCATTTTTTTCTACTTACATTTTCCTGGGTTTTACCCAGTAAGAGAGCGTGAAATGAAAACACGATTTtaatttgtttgacaaaaaaaaaaaagccaactaTATCGCAGCTCCTCCCAGCATTAAAGCGTGAAAAGAAGACGGAGATAACATTGTTGCCATGGAAAGTCTCTCTTTTGCAGAGAACGAGCGTCGCATacaaaatgtgtgaaaaaaaCGAGAATCAGTCAGGTGTGTGTATCGCTTTGCACTGCTCTGTTTACTCCTGTGTTGGATTTGTTTGGTTAGAAGAATACACAGAGGACCCGGCAGCAGCACCGTGTGCCCTCAGCTTATAAACAATTGCTCAAGAGGGAGATCTCTAGACCCCTTAAGTAGCTCCTTATCAGCACcatgagtttgtgtgtgtgtgtgtgtgtgtgtgtgtgtgtgtgtgtgtgtgtgtgtgtgtgtaatgtgttggCACCACATGTGGTTACCATTCTGACGTACGGATGTATACATTAAGCTTTAAATTCTTAAAGAGCCCTTTGAGACAACTAGTATATACCACACGTCGGTACCAATGATGATCTTAATCTAATAACAGCATCTCaggttgcgtgtgtgtgtgtgtgtgtgtgtggttagttTGGGAGCTTAATTTCTTCTTTTGAAAAGTAAACATAAAAGAGAACTGAAAAATATTCATCACACCAGTATCCATCTGATACCGATACAACCTTGGTAtcgatattattattgtttttatcgaTCCACACACTTTGGGCCTAATGTActaaatgtttgtgtgtattaaGATACATGCAAACttcattattattatccatccatccatccattttctaccgcttgtccacggggagcctatgtcagctgcattcgggcggaaggcggggtacaccctggacaagtcgccaccttatcacagggccaacacagatagacggacaacattcacactcacattcacacacaagggccaatttagtgttgccaatcaacctatccccaggtgcatgtctttggaggggggaggaagccggagtacccggagggaacccacgcagtcacggggtgctggagcttatctcagctgctttATTGCACAAAATGTGAGTGCATATGGAAATAGACAGAAATGTATTGTAACTAATGGCAAGTATTTCTAGCTTTATCATATATCCATGCgcttgtccttgaatgtgatgtatcacctataacccatcagatactaaagccaaatttgtatttttttgcaaagGCCAGGTGttcgggggacggcgtggcacagttgggagagtggccgtgccagcaatctgagggttcctggttcaatcccccccttctaccaacctcgtcacacccgttgtgtccttgagcaaaacacttcgcccttgctcctgatgggtcgtggttagggccttgcatggcagctcccgccatcagtgtgtgaatgtgtgtgtgaatgggtgaatgtggaaacagtgtcaaagcgctttgagtaccttgaaggtagaaaagcgctatacaagtataacccatttaccataacccattcccactaattcaacgttatggtgagttttttcatgcattcatttttcatgcacttatttgctatacaCGTGGAAAGAAGGTCcctaaaataatgcctacattaaaccggtccctggtgcaaaaaaggttggggacccctgacctagaccacaaggaagtgttttaaatgtagacaagAACCATCATATTTTCCCTTTGAAGTGTTCACGGAAAATATTGGATTTTCTGGTACAGTGAGTGTAATCAGTAatgttttcctctgcgttgtgtgatGACTTTTTAATAACCATGATCAACACCAGAGTTgctgctcagctgcactttacttgCACAGTGCatctgacaatataaatatatatacagaacaagaaataataatgaaataaagttCTTAATGAAACCATAAATACACTTTTCGGTTGTCACACTGACGCCTACCTCTCACGTGGATATCGTGGACAAAAAGGCATGCCAATGCATGTAAAGAGGCAGGTGTCACAACAAATAATGCACTAGGGGGGACACGGTTAGACAAAGTTTCCACATATTGACAAAACATCTAACAAACATCACATATTTTCATGTAacgtacacattttgtgtaattataacaataagaatacatacaggtatattacaatacatttacaagacataattggtcttgtccagctactcaggcaaatcctattgctGATGTAGATGTACATatttacttcacaaaagagaagtgtgggatacttctcttgttgcctaatttgtatttgactttattaacacgcgaagtcccagagaagggtcaattgacacttttacctagaaaacacacaagagggtcatttgacccctagtcccccctgtggacactccttttgttatgaaaatgtggctgttagtggcacacggcagggggccacttgagcctgtgtgggggaggggaccttacagctcaagctttagttctgaggtaggttgtgtgtgtttttgcaaggatcaacagaatgaagggatcaacactctgacatttattgttaaaaaaaatacaaaacaaaacatatttacaaagaatgaaaaagcaactgttttcccagttttggtgtggagggttgttgcagaagcaattgttatttttgtgtgccaaaaatagtttaaaaaaaaaaatttacaaagaaaaaagcatatttacaaagaatgaaaaaccatgtccatgtaaacgtgactgacatacatttgagcagtcactcacaatcctggcactgccattgctcctttcggcatttcccacatgtataatttttctgtctacctagacaaactgcccctaacagcctcattaccataacaaaatgagtgattagtgtattcgggaaaagcgtcgggccaaatgacccctctctgggtcttctaggtagacagaaaaatgctgggacttctagtgttaaatgaCAGAGGAGGAAATTGCATGGACAAGAGGGTGTTATGTTTAGACtaaaaggggaggtgacggcaaacagacaccagagggcagtcaggttcactaatttattatatatatataataaatatatatataataataataataataataataataataataataacaacaatacaactaaactatagaatgaagtgtgtgaccaaaatacaagagtgtgaagtaatactatgtgtgtaatttaactgaagtgtgtgttaccaaagtgttgaatgagatacgaggaagtccagggacaggcaggtgatccgggcgagagagaagcgtcagagaagAAAGTCCAAGCgagaggtcgagaatccaaaaggcagtccggggggcaaggggaacaacaagggatcacaggggaacacgggaagcgctgcgggaagacaacaagaacatcagaacaacggaaacatggaagtcacagggaGGAGCGAGTTCGCGGGATGGAAACCAGATACAGGATGCTTACAAGGGtaaagaagactatactccggcgccgcctggcaggttgTGAGAGCTTATcaaggcaggtccttcattacgtgcaggtgtgctgaaagccggtgatcgtttgcagctggcgtctgccgcggggcggagacgcgcatggcgcgctcctggatgtgcgcgctcgtgggcgtgtcccgaggtgcgctcactggagcgcacagacagatgagaggcgttggcaggagtctgaacCGTAACAGAGGGGGAtacgacagagagacaacaacaacaacaaacacaacaataacaactacaacaacaacagaacagcatcagcaaatacgatatgtacaaatatgatacgaaaagtgatagcaaagaagcagtcagtgaagtaaatattaatagcaACAAAATGACGAtgaacactacaaatggagcaatacaaataccaatataaataaCACTATTGTGACGTAACATTTTCAGGTAATAAGaagggacttttattttgaaggcgagttGCTCCCTCCTCTAGTTTCCGGTAGTCTCAGCACGACAGTCAGACGCCCACTCGTTTACACACGAGACAGGTTTACGTGTTTCAGCGCTCCAAGTTTGTTGTTTCTTCCCACAAAGTGCCTTGGAAACATTGTTTGTAAGTCCTGTGTCTGTTTTATGAGTAACATGAAGacgttgtgtgtgcgtgtaaatgtAGAAATAGTACTGTGCGACGATAGCTTGTTCTACTGTTTAGCTTGTTGCtacttagcatgtagcttctttgctcgctagctcactcctctaagggatggtgcaatgtttataaatgtaaaTCATGTGTGGCTATGAGTGTTACATGGGCTATATAGGGCTATTTACATCACTTTATgagcactgtttacatgctattgtgtgggctgtgtgtgtatgtgtgaaaacatattatgcagcaaacatttatggaaatgtagttacttagtggtgtttatttgacatatttgTGTCTCTTTATAGAGTTTTACAATAACAACAAAGAAATAAATGACCAATTagacaagaagaaaggaaaaGTGCATTCCCTGTGAAAACCACTAAAGCTTCTTAAAGATAAAAGGCCTGGACTCTTTCTTCCCTTTCCTTGGAATCTTCATGTTAGCTATCTGTCAACTTGTTTACGCCACGGACACAGACACGTAGGACGGAATAGTAAAAAGACAAGCTTCACGGCGGGCACTTCAACAACAGAAGCAATAAAAATGGACAACGCCGAAACAAGTGGAGACATCGGCAGCGGTGACGTGGCCAGCACGGAACGAGACCGTGGACAAGACGCTGCCTCCCTGCATTCCACCACAACTGCAGGATCCAGTCTTTCCTCAACTAGCAAAGCTGCTATCAAGGCCCGCGCTAAACTTGAAGCTGCGCGCGCACGCGCTTCCTATGGACGCCGAGAAGCAGAACTGAAGGCTAAAGAAGCCAGAATAGCAGCCGAGTTATCAACACTGCAGGATGAGAAGGAGGTAGCAGCAGCATTAGCTGAAACCCAATTCCTCGAAGAAGCAGCTGAGCTTGAGAGCCGTGAAGGAAGTAGAATGAGCCACTTTGGATTGGCTAGCAATAGCAACCAACGCACACACGGCTATGTTGAACAACACACAAAGCGACAATCTAGCTATGGAGAGCCCCCTGTACTCGAAACATACTCCCCAAGCTCCTCAACTGTCGGCTGCAGCTCAACTACCCAAAGAGTTGACAATTACTGCTCCTACACAACAAACTGGAAGGCCTACATCAGCTGCTACACAGCAACCCACAAGGTCGGTACCTGCAGTACATCGAGAATTTCCCCGTCAGTTCTCGCCTGTCCAGTCATATTATCCCCCTCTCAGAACCCCACTGCAGTCAAATCCAAAAGACATGACTGCTATGAGTGACATTGCAAGATATTTTGTGCGCCGGGAGCTTGTGAGCTCCGGTCTCATCCAGTCCAATGACCACCCGGAAAACTACTGGGCATGGAAGTCCTCTTACATCAACGCTACTGGAGAACTCAACTTAAATGCCAGTGAGGAACTCAACCTATTAACAAAGTGGCTAGGAAGAGAGTCCTCGGAGCATGTCAAAAGGATTCGCTCCGTCCATGTCGCCAACCCTGCTGTAGGTCTGCAACTTATCTGGAAACGCCTAGAAGAGTGCTACGGCTCCCCGGAGGTGATAGAGAGATCCCTCTTCAAAAGACTTGAGGATTTTCCGAAGCTGTCCAACAAAGAACCCACAAAACTAAGGGAACTTGGAGACCTGCTCTCAGAGTTAAACGCTGCTAAGTCTGAAGACTACCTACAAGGGCTCTCATACCTGGACACACCTAGGGGTGTGAACCCCATTGTAGAAAAGCTGCCACACGGTCTGCAAGAAAAATGGTTGGCTAAGGGTTCTCAGTACAAGGAGCAGTACAATGtttcctttcccccttttgcctaCTTCACCGACTTCATCTGCAGCGAAGCACGTAGAAGAAACGACCCCAGTTTTTCCCTCACTCTAACTCCGTTGAAAACATCTAATCATTTCCCAAAGCACGAACAGTTTGAAAGAGGGGCAAGATACGCTAAACGACAAGTATCTACCCACAAGACAGATGTCGAAGGAAACAACTCGACTTCTCAAATGTTCAGTTCAAGTTACAAGCTCGACGATGTCGGGAGACAGTGTCCCATACATCAGAAACCCCATCCTCTGAACAAGTGCCGTGGTTTTCGAAGCAAACCACTTGAAGAGCGCAGAGCCTTTCTGAAAGACAATGGGGTCTGCTTCAAGTGTTGCTCCTCCACGACCCACCTGGCGAGGAACTGTAAGACTGCTCTCAAGTGTAATGAATGTGAGAGCGACGACCATGTAGCCGCACTTCATCCTGGACCTCCACCGTGGGATAAAGAGAACAAGGACCCCCCCCCTCAcagtatggcggggagagtgaaGAGAAAGCGCCTGGACCAGCAGTCACCTCGAATTGTACAGAAGTCTGCGGCAAAGGGCAAAGCCTCCGGTCCTGTTCCAAGATATGCCTTGTTAAGGTTTATCCCaaaacacacccagacagagctaCTAACGTCTACATCCTCCTAGATGACCAGAGCAACAGATCCCTGGCGAGGTCTGAGTTCTTTGACCTCTTCCAAATCAAAGGTTCAGACTCACCTTACACTCTCCGGACATGTGCAGGAGTCACCGAGACATCCGGAAGGAGAGCCACTGGGTTCATCGCAGAGTCTCTGGATGGAAAAACCAGTGTGGTGCTTCCAACACTCATAGAATGTAACCACATGCCAGACGACCGGTCCGAGATCCCAACTCCCGAGGTCGCACGACACCATAACCACTTGAGGTCCATCGCTCACATGATCCCACGTCTGGACCCTGAAGCCCAGATACTAATACTTCTTGGACGCGACGTCCTTCAGGTCCATAAAGTCAGAGAGCAGCGTAACGGTCCTCATAGTGCCCCCTTCGCCCAACGACTGGATCTTGGCTGGGTTGTCGTAGGAGATGTGTGTCTCGGGTCAGCCCACAAAGCGGCAGCTGTGATTTCCTACCGTACCAGTGTGCTTGAAAATGGAAGACCATCTCTCCTCACTCCATGTCCCAACCAGCTTCAAGTCAAGGAAAGGTTCAGCTCCAAAGTACACAATGCAACTTCTTCTAGCAGCCTTAAATTCAACATCCCTGTCCTCGATGACAGCAACTTGGGCAACACGATCTTCCAAAGCACTAAGGATGATGATCAAGTAGGACTTTCCATCGAGGACCGAATGTTCCTGGATTTCATGGACAGAGAGATGACAATGGATGACACCAACAGCTGGGTGGCACCGCTTCCATTCAGATCTCCCCGTCAAAGACTCCCGAACAATAGAGAACAAGTACTCAGCAGACTTACCACTCTTCGTCACACCTTTGAAAGAAAGCCAAAGATGAAGGATGACTTCTTTGCCTTCATGCAGAACATCTTCGATCGCAACCATGCTGAGTTGGCACCGCCActagaggaaggaggtgagtgctggtactgtagtagaatttctgacctttgacctatagttcatgtctgtcaaaaatgtatgctcattttgatttctcttcctcttctgtgggacaaaagtgaactttaagtcatgccaacctgtctagtgaatgtgttg encodes:
- the LOC133663452 gene encoding uncharacterized protein LOC133663452 yields the protein MPDDRSEIPTPEVARHHNHLRSIAHMIPRLDPEAQILILLGRDVLQVHKVREQRNGPHSAPFAQRLDLGWVVVGDVCLGSAHKAAAVISYRTSVLENGRPSLLTPCPNQLQVKERFSSKVHNATSSSSLKFNIPVLDDSNLGNTIFQSTKDDDQVGLSIEDRMFLDFMDREMTMDDTNSWVAPLPFRSPRQRLPNNREQVLSRLTTLRHTFERKPKMKDDFFAFMQNIFDRNHAELAPPLEEGEGTS